TCGCCTGGGGTTATCTTTTCGCCTTCATCCCAGCAAGGCGGATGAAACGTTTGATCCCCAGGATTCACCGTCAACGATCGTGCAAAAACTGGCTCATAGAAAAGCGGCGGATGTGGCCCGCCACTATGACAAGGGCCTTGTCATTGGCGCAGATACAATGGTCGTCTTCAACGGGGAAATCTTAGGCAAACCTAAGGATGATCAAGAGGCCTTTGAGATGTTGTCCCGTCTGCAAGGAGAGGTGCATACCGTCTATTCGGGGCTGGCTGTCATCGATGTGACGGATGGCCAAGCATGTGTGGGTTATCAGGCCACAAAGGTGCATATGCGCCCTCTCACACCTGAGGAGATCAAAACTTACATTGCCACCGGAGAGCCCATGGACAAAGCAGGCAGTTATGCCATTCAAGGTCTGGGGGCTATTTTGGTGGACAAAATCGAAGGGGACTATTTCACGGTGGTGGGCCTGCCGGTTGCCTTGCTGGCACAGTTTTTACACCAATTTGGCCTCAATGTGTTAACAGTGGCTCGTTAATCTTGTTCAATGGAGGGTGGCTATGACAACGGATAATCCGCCCTTGATGGTCCGTGACTACCCGCAAGAAGAACGACCACGAGAACGGATGATCAAAGAAGGGCCTGAAGCGCTGACCAATCAGGAGTTATTGGCCATTTTGCTGCGGACGGGGACCCACCGGGAATCTGTTTTCAACCTGGCTTCCCGCATCTTAAAAGAAATTGGTTCCCTCAACCGCCTCCATGATGTCAGTGTGGAAGAATTGATGCACATCAAAGGTGTGGGACAAGCCAAGGCGGTTCAAATTAAAGCCGGTGTGGAGTTAGGACGCCGTGTGGCCAGACGGCAGAAAGAACTCTCGGCCATCCGCTCCCCTGAGGATGCAGCCGCCTATTTAATGGAACGCTTAAGCTTAGAGTTGCAGGAGAAATTTTATTGTCTTTATTTAAATACCAAAAATCAGGTGATTTTTGAAAAAACGGTTTTCATTGGCAGTTTAAATGCCTCCATTGTGCATCCCCGCGAGGTCTATAAAGAAGCCATCAAATGGAGTGCTGCTTCCATTATTGTTGCCCACAATCACCCCAGCGGGGACCCTACCCCCAGCCGCGAGGACATTGAAGTCACGAAACGCCTGCAACAGGCAGGGGAGATTTTGGGCATTGAGTGCCTCGACCATTTAATCATTGGTCATGAACGCTACATCAGCCTCAAAAATAAAGGTTACATGTAGAACTTTTCCCTCTTTAAATAAAAAATAAACCGTTGGATGATATCAAGCTTATATACCAGGACATCACGACTTTAAGTGTTGCATGAAGGGAGAATATGAACCATGTTTGGTGGATTTTCAAGAGATATGGGCATAGATTTGGGCACGGCCAACACATTGGTCTATGTGAAAGGCAAAGGTGTGATTGTGCGGGAACCATCCGTGGTGGCCATTCGCACAGATACAGGAACCATTGAAGCGGTTGGTAACGAAGCAAAAAACATGATCGGCCGCACCCCTGGCCATATTGTGGCTGTGCGTCCCATGAAGGACGGGGTGATTGCCGACTTTGAAACAACGGCCACCATGATGAAATATTTCATTTCTCAAGCCCAGAAGAGAAAACCGTGGTTGTCACGCAAGCCAAATGTGGTGGTCTGCGTGCCTTCCGGTATTACAGCCGTAGAAAAAAGGGCAGTTGAAGATGCCACCAAGCAAGCTGGCGCAAAAGAAGTGTATACGATTGAGGAGCCGTTTGCTGCGGCAATTGGTGCCGATCTTCCCGTGTGGGAACCAACGGGCAGTATGATTGTGGATATTGGTGGCGGCACCACTGAAGTGGCCATTATCTCTTTGGGTGGCATTGTGACCAGCCGTTCTATCCGTGTGGCTGGAGATGAAATGGATGACGCCATCATACAGTATGTGAAACGGAAATATAATTTAATGATTGGTGAACGTACGGCAGAGCAGCTGAAAATAGATATTGGCACCGCAGACAGCGGTGATGAGTCGGAAGAAATGGAAATCCGGGGCCGTGATCTGGTGACGGGACTGCCCAAAACCATAACCATTACTTCCAAAGAGATTGCCGAGGCATTAAACGACACAGTCCAATCCATTATTGAAGCGGTCAAAATTACGCTGGAAAAAGCGCCGCCCGAATTGGCAGCTGACGTGATGGACCGGGGAATTGTGCTCACAGGAGGAGGCGCGCTGCTCCGCAACCTGGATCGCGTCTTAAGCGAAGAAACCGGCATCCCGGTCATTGTGGCAGAGAACGCCTTGGACAGCGTCGCCATCGGAACCGGCCGCTATTTGGAATACAAGTTCAGCTCCAAAAAATAAGCAGGTGAGAATAAGTAGGTGTATAACGTTGCCGTCCTTTTTTTCCAATCGACGCTTAATTGTGCTGTTGGTAAGCACGATTGTGATGGTTGTGGTCGTGGGTATCACCTTGAAAGAACGCCCCCAGCCGACCTGGGGCGAACAATTTATTCGTGACACATTTGGTTTTTTCCAATCCATCGCTTATAAACCCGCTCGTCAAGTAGCGGGTTTCTTTGAGACGATTAATGAGTGGCGTACGCTTTATTCTGAAAATCAACGGTTGAAGGCCAATTTACAAGAAAATGCCAAATTAATGGCCAGAATACGTGAATTGGAACTGGAGAACGAGAGTTTAAAGCGCATGTTGGACGTGAAGTCCAATTTAAGGGACTATCAGTTGATTGCCGCCGAAGTAATCAGCCGTTCGCCTGACCGCTGGTATCAACAGGTGACCATTAACCGGGGGGCCAAGCATGGTGTCAAAGCCAATATGGCAGTGATCACAACCGAAGGGTTGATTGGCCGGGTCAAAAGTGTCTCCCAATTTACTTCCCAGGTTGAATTGTTAAGCGACGTGAACCGGGTCAGTCACATCTCGGCCATCGTGCAGGGCAATGAAAATATATTTGGGGTGATTGAAGGGTATGACCTGGAGCGGGGAGCCCTGTTATTTCAAAAAATCCCCAAAGACGCGCCCCTTGAAGAAGGGCAAACGGTGGTCACGTCTGGGCTGGGAGGGATTTACCCCCGCGGGTTGTACATCGGTCAAATTGTTGAGGTTGTGCCTGACCAGTACGACCTGACCCAATCCGCCCTCGTTGAGCCTGCTGCAAACTTGTATCATCTGGATTATGTCTTCGTGGTGGAGCAGTCTTCCCTTCCTCCCGTAGAGATCCCCGGCCCGGATGAAGATAAGGAGGGAACGGAGGGATGACCCGTTTTCTCTTTATCTTAATCATCTTTATCCTGCTCATTTTTGAAGGCACGGTGGCCCAAGTGTTTACGGCTGGATGGTGGGACCTGCATTTAACCATGGTCCCCCGTTTTGTTGTGGTGATGTTGATCTTTGCCGCCTTGTTTTTAGGGCGGGTGCAGGGACTGTTTTTGGGGCTCGTGTTTGGTTTGTTTTACGATATCATCTATGGCAGTGTGGTGGGGATTTACGGTTTCAGCATGGCTCTGATTGGCTATTTTGCCGGCTTGGTGTTCCGTATTTTCCAGCAAAATATCTTTCTTATATGGTTCACCGTTTTGGTTGCCCTTGTCGCTTTTGAATTTATGGTCTACGGTCTAATGACGCTCATTAAGTTTACCACCATGGACGTGCATATGTTCGTTTTTGATAAATTGATCCCTACTTTGGTACTCAATATGATTTTTGCCCTGCTTGTTTCTTACCCTGCCCGCAGCATTCTGCTCCAGCTGAAGAATGAAGAAGAAAAGTAACGGGGCCAAGCAGGATTTTTAACGCGCGGTGTTGAATAGTTTCTGCATGGGGTGATCTTTGGATGTACGCCACAAAATCGAACGTCACCATTAAAGGAACTAAAGATGGGCTGGTCTTCTATCTGAATGATACATGTGCCTATGAGGAACTGCTGGCAGAGTTGCAAGATAAATTACAGGATCATCCTCAGTTTTTGGACGGTCCCTTGATGAGAGTAACCCTTCACCTGGGTTACCGTTATTTGACAGATGAACAACGGAATGAGTTAAGGGACTTGATCCGCACCCAAGGAAACCTGGTTGTGGACAAGATGGAGAGTCTCGTGGTGTTGAAAGAGGAGATGGAGCAGGCACGGACTGAAACCGGCATCCAAGTTGTTTACAAAACCGTCCGCTCCGGTCAAGTGGTGGAAGCACCAGGCCATCTTTTAGTGTTGGGTGACGTCAACCCCGGTGGTTGTGTCAAAGCAGTGGGACATATTTTTGTGTTAGGTGCGTTGCGAGGCATGGCCCACGCTGGTGTGCACGGGAACAGGGGCGCCATTATTGCCGCCTCTGTATTGTGCCCCACCCAACTGCGCATTGCCTCGGTTGTCGGCCGTCCCCCAGATGAAGCGGAAAACAAAGGGCGTGAATTTGCCCATGTAAACGGAGATCAAATTGCGATTGCTAAGCTGCAACAGCTTGTACATATCCGTCCTGAATTGAAAGCGTTGTGTGTATCAATGGTGAACCGGCCGTCCTGACAGCCGCACAGCTAAAGGTTGAGGCAAGGTGAAGAGGAGGGGTCAAGTTGGGAGAAGCGATTGTGATCACTTCAGGTAAAGGCGGAGTGGGCAAAACAACCACCTCGGCTAATATCGGAACGGCTCTGGCGTTACAAGGCAAAATGGTGTGTCTGGTCGATACAGATATCGGTTTGCGCAATCTGGATGTGGTCATGGGGCTTGAAAACCGGATCATTTATGATCTGGTGGATGTGGCCGAGGGGAACTGCCGCTTGAAACAGGCTTTAATTAAGGATAAGCGTTTTGAAGAGCTGTATTTGCTGCCGGCTGCCCAAACCAAAGACAAGGATGCGGTTGCTCCTGAGCAAATGAGCAAAATCATTGCTGAATTGAAGCAGGATTACGATTATGTCATCATTGATTGTCCGGCTGGAATTGAACGGGGGTTTAAAAATGCGGTAGCCGGTGCCGACCGGGCCATTGTCGTCACCACACCAGAAGTGTCTGCCGTCCGCGATGCGGATCGTATCATTGGCTTGTTAGAAGCCTACAAAATCGAAAGCCCCCGGTTGATTGTCAACCGGATTCGGCCCCAGATGATGAAGCGGGGAGAAATGCTGGACGTTGATGAAATTGTGAACATCCTGGGCATCGATTTGCTGGGCATCGTTCCCGATGATGAGCAGGTGATCAAATCAGCCAATGTGGGCGAACCGATCGTCATTAATCCAGATACCAAGGCTGCCATCGCCTACCGTAACATTGCCCGGCGCATATTGGGTGACAGTGTGCCCCTGATGAAGCTGGAGGAGGAAAAAGGGGTATTGTCCAGAGTGAAACGCCTTTTGGGCATCAGATCCTGAGCAAAGGGTCCGGTGGCAGACATTTTGCCCTGGCACGTATAGCGCTCCTTGCTTTAAAGCATGCTAACCATAAAACAGCATCTTAAGGCAAAGGAGCTTTTTCTATGTCCAACAATAGACGCAAGACGATGGAAAAGGCGGGGGAGAACAATCCTTTTACCCCGTTGTCAACTGAATATCACAACCTTCACTCCCGCACACTGGAGGAATTTCCGGAAGGCCCCTACGGCTTTCCCCTTGAAGGCACCCTGGGCAAACAGTCCGGCTGGGATACCGGAGAAGAAGTGAACCCCAGGTTTTCCTATGAAGACGAACAACTGCACGAAGCGGCCACCCGTCCCTATCCCCAGGCTGACCCGCTGCGTAAAAATCCCGAGGGCCATCCGGAGTA
The sequence above is a segment of the Caldalkalibacillus thermarum genome. Coding sequences within it:
- a CDS encoding Maf family protein, translating into MAVKDLTPVILASSSPRRKELLDRLGLSFRLHPSKADETFDPQDSPSTIVQKLAHRKAADVARHYDKGLVIGADTMVVFNGEILGKPKDDQEAFEMLSRLQGEVHTVYSGLAVIDVTDGQACVGYQATKVHMRPLTPEEIKTYIATGEPMDKAGSYAIQGLGAILVDKIEGDYFTVVGLPVALLAQFLHQFGLNVLTVAR
- the radC gene encoding RadC family protein, whose protein sequence is MTTDNPPLMVRDYPQEERPRERMIKEGPEALTNQELLAILLRTGTHRESVFNLASRILKEIGSLNRLHDVSVEELMHIKGVGQAKAVQIKAGVELGRRVARRQKELSAIRSPEDAAAYLMERLSLELQEKFYCLYLNTKNQVIFEKTVFIGSLNASIVHPREVYKEAIKWSAASIIVAHNHPSGDPTPSREDIEVTKRLQQAGEILGIECLDHLIIGHERYISLKNKGYM
- a CDS encoding rod shape-determining protein → MFGGFSRDMGIDLGTANTLVYVKGKGVIVREPSVVAIRTDTGTIEAVGNEAKNMIGRTPGHIVAVRPMKDGVIADFETTATMMKYFISQAQKRKPWLSRKPNVVVCVPSGITAVEKRAVEDATKQAGAKEVYTIEEPFAAAIGADLPVWEPTGSMIVDIGGGTTEVAIISLGGIVTSRSIRVAGDEMDDAIIQYVKRKYNLMIGERTAEQLKIDIGTADSGDESEEMEIRGRDLVTGLPKTITITSKEIAEALNDTVQSIIEAVKITLEKAPPELAADVMDRGIVLTGGGALLRNLDRVLSEETGIPVIVAENALDSVAIGTGRYLEYKFSSKK
- the mreC gene encoding rod shape-determining protein MreC; this translates as MPSFFSNRRLIVLLVSTIVMVVVVGITLKERPQPTWGEQFIRDTFGFFQSIAYKPARQVAGFFETINEWRTLYSENQRLKANLQENAKLMARIRELELENESLKRMLDVKSNLRDYQLIAAEVISRSPDRWYQQVTINRGAKHGVKANMAVITTEGLIGRVKSVSQFTSQVELLSDVNRVSHISAIVQGNENIFGVIEGYDLERGALLFQKIPKDAPLEEGQTVVTSGLGGIYPRGLYIGQIVEVVPDQYDLTQSALVEPAANLYHLDYVFVVEQSSLPPVEIPGPDEDKEGTEG
- the mreD gene encoding rod shape-determining protein MreD, whose protein sequence is MTRFLFILIIFILLIFEGTVAQVFTAGWWDLHLTMVPRFVVVMLIFAALFLGRVQGLFLGLVFGLFYDIIYGSVVGIYGFSMALIGYFAGLVFRIFQQNIFLIWFTVLVALVAFEFMVYGLMTLIKFTTMDVHMFVFDKLIPTLVLNMIFALLVSYPARSILLQLKNEEEK
- the minC gene encoding septum site-determining protein MinC gives rise to the protein MYATKSNVTIKGTKDGLVFYLNDTCAYEELLAELQDKLQDHPQFLDGPLMRVTLHLGYRYLTDEQRNELRDLIRTQGNLVVDKMESLVVLKEEMEQARTETGIQVVYKTVRSGQVVEAPGHLLVLGDVNPGGCVKAVGHIFVLGALRGMAHAGVHGNRGAIIAASVLCPTQLRIASVVGRPPDEAENKGREFAHVNGDQIAIAKLQQLVHIRPELKALCVSMVNRPS
- the minD gene encoding septum site-determining protein MinD, with translation MGEAIVITSGKGGVGKTTTSANIGTALALQGKMVCLVDTDIGLRNLDVVMGLENRIIYDLVDVAEGNCRLKQALIKDKRFEELYLLPAAQTKDKDAVAPEQMSKIIAELKQDYDYVIIDCPAGIERGFKNAVAGADRAIVVTTPEVSAVRDADRIIGLLEAYKIESPRLIVNRIRPQMMKRGEMLDVDEIVNILGIDLLGIVPDDEQVIKSANVGEPIVINPDTKAAIAYRNIARRILGDSVPLMKLEEEKGVLSRVKRLLGIRS